One stretch of Euphorbia lathyris chromosome 7, ddEupLath1.1, whole genome shotgun sequence DNA includes these proteins:
- the LOC136235249 gene encoding probable beta-1,4-xylosyltransferase IRX9H produces MASIRRTLSPAHHDRTFQNGSAATNSPFSVASPSQKFFSNHGIKYSAPLASSFFSINAVPIRRFLAAVFFQKRKGFRRSLYRCLIFFVVGLFLGMFLFSHVDNDVRSHDFSFEIKPPHVNVQLDDGDNRSIKDDDLALNTVSLGVVTEVNYVSRFDYVPRKQLIVITPTYNRALQAYFLNRLGQVLRLVQPPLLWIVVEMKSASMETAEILRKTGVMYRHLVCEKNSTTAKDRGVHQRNTALEHIERHRLDGVVYFADDDNVYSLDLFESLRVISRFGTWPVAMLAQSKNKANLEGPICNGSRVIGWHTNEKSKRLRRFHVDMSGFAFNSTILWDSERWRRPYSNPIRQLDTVKEGFQETTFIEQVVEDESQMEGVPDSCSRILNWHLHLDAHGLIYPNGWQLQKNLDAVLPIK; encoded by the exons ATGGCTTCTATTCGTCGGACTTTATCACCGGCGCATCACGACCGTACATTCCAAAACGGTAGCGCCGCCACCAACTCTCCGTTTTCAGTTGCTTCGCCGTCTCAGAAGTTTTTCAGTAACCACGGTATCAAATACTCTGCTCCATTAGCTTCCTCTTTTTTCAGCATCAACGCTGTCCCTATACGTCGGTTCCTCGCCGCTGTCTTCTTTCAGAAACGGAAAGGATTTCGCAGATCTTTATACAGATGCTTAATATTCTTCGTCGTAGGACTCTTTCTAGGTATGTTCTTGTTTAGCCATGTGGATAATGATGTTCGGAGCCATGATTTCTCCTTCGAGATCAAGCCACCACATGTCAATGTTCAATTGGATGATGGAGATAATCGCAGCATTAAGGATGACGATTTAGCTTTGAATACTGTGAGTTTGGGGGTTGTTACGGAAGTAAATTATGTGTCGAGATTTGATTATGTCCCGAGGAAGCAATTAATCGTGATTACACCGACCTATAATCGAGCTTTACAGGCGTATTTTTTGAATAGATTAGGGCAGGTGCTGAGGCTGGTGCAACCTCCATTGTTATGGATCGTTGTGGAAATGAAATCAGCGTCAATGGAGACGGCAGAGATTCTAAGGAAAACAGGTGTAATGTATAGGCATTTGGTTTGTGAAAAGAATTCCACGACTGCAAAAGACAGAGGAGTGCACCAGAGGAATACAGCTTTAGAGCACATAGAGAGGCATAGGCTCGATGGGGTTGTTTACTTCGCTGATGATGACAATGTCTATTCTCTAGATTTATTCGAAAGCTTAAGAGTAATCAG CCGATTTGGTACTTGGCCAGTTGCAATGCTTGCACAAAGTAAAAACAAAGCAAATTTGGAAGGCCCCATATGCAATGGAAGCCGGGTCATTGGATGGCACACCAATGAAAAAAGTAAAAGGCTTCGAAGGTTTCATGTTGATATGTCAGGATTTGCTTTCAACAGCACAATCTTGTGGGACTCAGAGAGATGGAGGCGCCCTTATTCAAATCCAATTCGCCAGTTAGACACAGTGAAGGAGGGCTTCCAA GAAACCACATTCATAGAGCAAGTTGTTGAAGATGAAAGTCAAATGGAAGGTGTTCCAGATAGCTGTTCAAGGATACTAAACTGGCATCTCCATTTAGATGCTCATGGTCTCATCTATCCCAATGGCTGGCAACTTCAGAAGAACCTTGATGCTGTTCTCCCTATAAAATGA